CCCCCAACGGCGCACACCTGCGCATGCGGGCATCAGACGCGCCAGATCCTGCAGAGTCGCAGGCAGATCAGACCGCCCGGCAAAGGGCAGACCCGTGGCAAAAATCGATTCAATCATGCGGTGACGACCAGAGACACGGATCCGCGTGTCGTTCATCCAGGCCCCAGCGCCCTTCTCGGCAAAGAACATCTCGTCCTTGGCGGCATCATAGACAACACCAGCCACAACCTTGCCCTTATGCTCCAGAGCGATGGAAATCGCCCAATGCGGCAGGCCGTGCAAAAAGTTGGTGGTGCCATCCAGCGGGTCGACGATCCAGCGACGGGTCGGATCTACGCCTTCGTCCTCGCCCCCCTCTTCGGCCAGCCAGCCATAGGTCGGGCGCGCCCCCATCAGCTCTTCTTTCAGGATCTTTTCCGCAGCGATATCGGCCTTGGAGACAAAATCGCCTGCCCCCTTTCTCGACACCTGAAGGTTTTCAACTTCGCGAAAATCCTTGACCAGCGACCGCCCCGCCTTGCGGGCAGCTTTGATCATGATGTTGAGGTTTGCGCTGCCAATCATGCGAAAGACTCCTGAGCAAAAAGGGGGAGATGTCGGTCAAACCGTGCCTATACGCGCCTGATTGCCGCTTGCCAAGGCCCAATAGGGGCCTGAACGCACCAGCACGACACATGAGAGCTATGCCTCTGGCGCATGGGTGCGCCCTGCTCTGCCCCCTGCGCCACCGCCAGTGTTCGCGCGCTACTGCTGTTGCAGCCTGCGCGCCTCCACCTTGGCCAGTCGGATCAGCTCCTGCATATAGGGTTTTTCACGATCTTCACTGCGGATCGCCGCATAAAGCCTGCGGGTAATCCCCTTGGAGGTCAGGGGCCGTGTCACATAGTCAGAGGAATATTTCACCTCCCGGACTACCCAGTCGGGCAGCACCGAAATACCCCGGTTCGATGCCACCAGCAGCAGGATCACCGCCGTCAGCTCCACCTGCCGGATATGCGCAGGCTCAACCCCTGCCGGGGTCAGCAGCTGACTGAAAATATCCAACCGCGCCTTGTCCACCGGATAGGTGATCAGGGTCTGACCACGAAAATCCTCGGCCTCAATATGCGGTTTCTCCGCCAATGGATGCAGCGCCGACGCAACAAAGACGGGTTTGTAGTCAAACAGCTCAATAAACTCGATTCCCGGCAGCACCTCCGGGTCGGAGGAAATCACCAGATCGACCTCTTCCTTCTGCAGCGCAGGCAGCGCATCAAAGGCAAGGCCCGGTCGAATATCCACATCCACATCCGCCCAGTTCTTACGCAGCCCCTCCAGCACCGGGAACAGCCATTCAAAACAGGCGTGACACTCAATCGCGATATACATCCGCCCGGTATTGCCATCCCGCAGCGCAGAGAATTCCGCCTGCATCGCT
The nucleotide sequence above comes from Phaeobacter inhibens DSM 16374. Encoded proteins:
- a CDS encoding inositol monophosphatase family protein, which translates into the protein MIGSANLNIMIKAARKAGRSLVKDFREVENLQVSRKGAGDFVSKADIAAEKILKEELMGARPTYGWLAEEGGEDEGVDPTRRWIVDPLDGTTNFLHGLPHWAISIALEHKGKVVAGVVYDAAKDEMFFAEKGAGAWMNDTRIRVSGRHRMIESIFATGLPFAGRSDLPATLQDLARLMPACAGVRRWGAAALDLAYVAAGRYEGYWERRLNAWDLAAGIIIVQEAGGLIEAVNPEDDILTSGEVLCANEAIFDGFAKVIRD
- a CDS encoding LysR family transcriptional regulator; its protein translation is MHIEFRHLRTIKAIHQEGGLARAADQLNITQSALSHQIKGLEDQAGVELFLRRSKPMKLSAAGLRLLRLADQVLPQVEAMQAEFSALRDGNTGRMYIAIECHACFEWLFPVLEGLRKNWADVDVDIRPGLAFDALPALQKEEVDLVISSDPEVLPGIEFIELFDYKPVFVASALHPLAEKPHIEAEDFRGQTLITYPVDKARLDIFSQLLTPAGVEPAHIRQVELTAVILLLVASNRGISVLPDWVVREVKYSSDYVTRPLTSKGITRRLYAAIRSEDREKPYMQELIRLAKVEARRLQQQ